CCGCGCCAGGGCGGAACCATGGCGTTTCAGGGCATCGACCGTTCTCATTCGAACAGAATCCCTCCGCTTTCCCGCAGACCCCGGATCCACGCAAGGGCCTGACACCGAGGCTTTCCCTCGGGCTGTACCTCCAGAAGCTCCACCGCGCCGTCGCCGCAGGCGACGACCGGCCCACCCTCCGCAAGTCGAAGCAGTGCGCCGGGGTGTCCCGTTCCCTCCGCAGGCCTGCTGCGCCAGAGCTTCACGCGTTTTCCTCCCACACAGGTGAACGCCCCGGGCGCGAGTGCGAGCGCCCGAATCCGGTTGTGCACGGCGAGGGCGGATGTGGTCCACTCCACCCGGGCCTCTTCTTTGGCGATTTTGGGGGCAATTGTGGCGAGCCTCGAATCCTGACTTTTTTCGAGGGTATGTCCCTGCTGCAACAATTGTAAGACACGGAGCAACATTTGGCTACCCTTCAGGGCGAGAACCCGCAACAGATCCACCGCGTCGTCCTCCGGGGCCACGGCGTGGCTCTCCCGGGCGAGGATCGGCCCGGCATCCATCTCGCGGACGAGACGGAACACCGAAACTCCCGTCTCGGCGACACCGTCGAGCAGCGCCCGCTGGATCGGAGCGGCCCCGCGGTAGGCGGGGAGCAGGGAGGGATGGATGTTGCAGCAACCGAAGCGGGGAAGATCGAGAAAGGGAGGAAGGATGAGCTGGCCAAAATCCACCACGAGCAGCGCGTCGGGACGCTCCTCCTCCAGGGCCTTCAGGAAATGCTCCTCCCTGGAGAGTTTCTCCGAGTATTCCGGCTCGTAGCCGGCCTGCCGCGCCGCCTCGTCGAGCGGCACAGGACGCAGACGAAGCCCCCGTCCCGCCGGTCGGGGCGGGGCGGTGACAACCCGGGTAAAGCGCATCTCCGCCGCGAGAGCGGAAAAGCAGGCCGCGGCAAAGAGTCCCGAGCCGAGAAACCAATAGCGACCCTCCGGAGGTATCATGGTCATTCCTTTCGTTTCTGCAGGCGTCTTTTGATGAGATGCCTCTTCATGGGCGAGACGTGGTCGATGAGGAGTTTTCCGTTGATATGGTCGATCTCGTGGGAAAGTGCCCGGGCGGCAAACTCCTCCCCCGTGATGGTACGGAGGTCCCCGTTCTCGTCCCGGGCCTCCACTACCACCCGAAGAGGACGCGTCACCTTCTCGAAGATCTCGGGAAAGCTCAGGCACCCCTCCTCGCCCACCTGCTCCCCCTCGACCTCGAGGATCCTGGGGTTCACCAGGACGTGCCGTTCCCCCTTGAGGACCACCACGATGACCCGCCTGGAAACGCCCACTTGGGGCGCCGCGAGGCCCACGCCGTCCTTCGCCTCCATGGTGTCCCACATGTCTCGGAGAAACACCCGGAACGCGTCGTCAAACTCCGTGACCTCCTCCGCGGGAGCGCGCAGCGCCGGATCCGGATAGATGCGCACCGGAAGTACCGCCATACCGTTCCCTCCTGCCTGACACGACAAAGGACCGCCCGGCCCGAGGGCAAGGCGGTCTCGTTCTTTCTCTCGTCGAACCCGGGGTCTAGTGGCCGCCGTTGTTGAACATGCCGCCCAGATAGTCTCCGATGGTGACGGAGGCATCCTCCTGGGGCAGAACGGGCTCCTTCTGGCGTCCCTCGCCCTGGCGACGGCGCGGCCTCTCGGAACGCTCCTCGTCGGAATGCCGCCGGGGCTGCGCCTGCTGTTGCTGCTGCTCCTGGGACTCGTCAGGCTGCTGCAGCGCGCTCAGGCTGAGGCGGATACGCCGCTCCGCGGGGTTGACCTCCAGAATGCGGGCGGTCACCTCCTGTCCTTCCTGCAGCACGTCCTCGGGTTTCTCCACCCGCTGACGGCTCAGTTGAGAGATGTGAATGAGTCCTTCCACACCTTTCTCCAGTTCCACAAAGGCGCCGAACTCTGCGAGACGGACCACCTTCACCTCCACGTCCTGGCCGGCGGCGTAGCGTTCGCCCACACCGTTCCACGGGTCGTGCAGCTGCTTGTAGCCCAGGCTGATCCGCTTGCGCTCGCAGTCTACGTCGAGGATACGCACGTCCACGGTCTCGCCCTTCCGGAGCACTTCCTTGGGATGCTTGATCCGTGTCCAGCTCAGGTCGCCAATATGAATCAGTCCCTCGATGCCGGGCTCTATCTCCACGAAGGCGCCGAAGTCGGTGAGGTTCGTCACGACACCGGTGGTGAGCACGTCCTTGCCCCACCGCTCGCCCACGGTCTCCCAGGGGTCCGCCTGGACCTGCTTCATGCTCAGGGAGATCCGGTTGTTCTCGCGATCGATGCCGATGACCTTGACCTTCACCGAATCGCCCTTCTTGACGATTTCCTTGGGTTTCGCGTTGCGCTGCCAGGAGAGTTCGGAAATGTGCACAAGCCCCTCCACAGGACCGAGGCTCACGAAGACGCCGAAGGACGTGATGCTGCTGATCGTGCCCTCGAGAACGGCCCCCTCCTCGACCTGGGAATAGAAGCCGTCCCGCTGGTAGTTCATCTCCTCCTCCAGCACGGAACGCCGGGAGAAAACCAGGCGACGTTTCTTCCTGTCTTTTTCGAGGAGTTTCACCTCGAAGGTCTCATCTACGAACCGTCCGGGGTTGACACCCCGGCCCTCTTCCGCGAGATGCGAAATGGGGATGAAGCCCTCGATGCCACAGCAATCCACGATGAGACCGCCCTTGACCTTCCGGAGACCCCGCACCGTGACGACATCGCTCTTGCCCAGAGCCTCTTCGACGGCGTTCCACCGGTCGTCGAAGGCCGAGCGCCAGCGGCTCACCACAAGCTGGGATTCCTCGTTCTGAATGATGTTGATCACCTGAACGCGAATCGTGTCTCCCACGGAGGGCTCGGGTACATCCTCGACCAGAGCGCGATGGGTCCACTCCCGACGGGGAAGGAAACCCTCGCACTTGTAGCCCACGTCGACGAGCCATCCATCCTCGCTCGCCTCGACGATGACGCCGTCCACCAGTTTTCCCCGATGGATCTCCTGGGCCTCGTACTCCGCCAGCATGTCCTCCATCGTGGTGCTTCCGCTCTCGATGACCGGATCCATTCCTTCAACGTTGTTCTCGTGCTCCACCATTACCATCCATCCCCCTTGACGACCTTTCTGTCGCGAGCATTGATATAAGCTGGTGAATGAGCCAGTCCGGAGTGCTCGCCCCGGCGGCTACGCCGATGATGGCCTTGTCCGACAACCACCCCCGATCGAGTTCCTGAGCATGTTCGATCCAGAGCACGGGTGCCCCCGCGCCCTGGGCGATCTCGAAGAGCTTTTTCGTGTTGGCGCTGTTTCGTCCACCAATAATGATAATACCATCCACTTCCGCTGCCAAGCGACGCACCGAATCCTGCCGCGCCACGGTGGCTCCGCAGATGGTATTGAACACCCTGATCTCCCGCGCCTGGGGCACCACCCGGGCCACAACACCCGCCAGGGTGGTCTCCTTCTGTGTAGTCTGACAGACGATGCCGATTTTGTCACGCCGCGGCGGCAGGGAGAATTCTTTCATGTCGTTCAGCACTTCCGCCTCGCCTGTGACATAGCCCCGGATGCCCTGCACCTCGGGGTGATCCTCGTCTCCGACGATCACCACGAAATATCCCTCCCGGGAGAGCAGTTCCGCCCGTTCCTGGGCGTTGCGCACGAAGGGGCAGGTGCCGTCCACGATCCGTCCAGCCCGTTTGCGCGCCGTCTCGAAGACCCGGGGAGACACGCCGTGAGCGCGGATGAACACCGTCGCCCCCTCGGGGATGGTGTCGGGATCCTCCACCACCACGAGCCCCACCGCCTCCAAGCGCGCGATCTCCTGCGGATTATGGATGGGACTGCCCAAGGCGAAGACCCGGCCACCGTCCCGCAGCGCGTTCTCAAGCTCCTCCACGGCCCTGCGCACACCGAAGCAAAGACCGGTAGGGTTTGCAACGACAACCTTCATGCGCCCTCCCGAACTGCGCCGGGATCTCCTCCGGCGTTTTTTCCGGAATGCCCCGCGAGATGTCTTCCACAGGATTCCAGAATTGTAGCATAAGAAGATTCCTCCAAAACATGCGATGCATCATACCACAAGACCGGTGAAAATTTGCGGAACCACGTCATCTGTCTTCGTGAAAAAGCCCGGGTCGCCGCAGCGTCTCCGTTCATCGCCTCCTCGAACGTGCACTCCCCCCGGTGGTACGCCACCAGTTCCCGGTAGCCGAATCCCTGCAGGGCGGGCATGCTCTCGTCGAAGCCGTGTTCGAGGAGCCACGCCACCTCCTCCGGAAATCCCGAGGAGAACTGTCTGCGCACCCGCTCGTTGATCCGCCGGTACAGCTCCTCCCGGGAGCGGAGCAGACCAATGTAGAGCACCGCGTAGGGCGCGGCGGAAAGCGCTCCCTTCCGGTAGGTCTCCGTGGCAGGGCGCCCGGTCAGCTCGAAGAGTTCCAGGGCGCGGACGACTCGCCGCAGATCCCTGGGGTGGATCCGCGCCGCCGACGGGGGATCCAGCTCCGCGAGGTGCCGGTGCAGCGCCTCTCTCCCGATCCGGGCCGCCTCGTCCTCCAAGCGCCGCCGCACTTCCCAGCTCCTGGGCAAATCCTCCGTGAGAATGCTGTCCAGGAGCGCCCTGTAGTAGAAGGGCGTGCCTCCCACCAGCAAAGGGACCCGTCCCCGAGCCCGGAGACGGGAGATCGCCGCCCCCGCCGCCGCGGCGAACTCCGCCGCAGAATAAGGCTCGTCCGGGTCCGCCACGTCGAGGAGGTGGTGCACGATGCGGCGGCGCATCTCCGGCGACGCCTTGTCGGTTCCCACATCCATGTAGCGGTAGACCTGCCGGGAGTCCACGGAGAGAATCTCCGCACCCAGGTCCTCCGCAAGGCGGAAGCTGAACTCGGTCTTGCCCACTGCGGTGGGGCCGATGATCGCCACCAGCGACACCGTGTCGATGCCGAAGCGATCCCCGAATGTTTTTTTCGTCTTTTCCGTCATGACGCGTCTCCTCGCTTCCATTCCGAGAGGCACGGCAAAGGCGCAGCCTTCCCGGTGACACTGTATTGTACCATCCGAAACCCCTCCACCGGACCGCCTTTCTCAGATACCTCCGCTCCTCCGAAAAGCTGGCAAAGCACCCCTCGGAAATGCCGAACACCGGAACGATCTTTTCACAGGGCATAACGCACACGACGGCTCCGGGAGCACGTATGCGCTCTTCTCGGAGACAGAGTCGCCGTCCTCCGAAGGCTCCCTTTCCTCCAGTGGCTTTCCGCTGCGGTGCCCCGACTTGTGCTAAACTGAAAAGGTAAAACAACCTTCTCCGGGAAAACGGTTCGCCTGTCGCACATCGTGTCTTTTCACGGCCGTGCGTGGATATGCGAGGGACGTGCGACAGCCCGTTCCCCGGAAGATACCCCACCGTAGCGATCCGAACAAATAGGCCGTTCCGGGGAGTTCCGGACCAATCCAGGGCGAAAACGCGGAAAATTCGACGGAGAGAGAACGCAGGGAAGCAAAGAGGAGGAATGAACCATGGGAGTCGCATGGAGCGACGATCTCGCCATCGGCATCGGCATCATCGACGATCAGCACCGGAAGTTGATCGAGCGCATCGCCGCCTTTTCCGAGGCGGTGGAGCGGAAGGAGGTGGACCAGATCGACGAGACCGTGAACTACCTCGTCGGCTACGCCATCCAACACTTCGGCGCGGAGGAACTGCTCATGATCCGCAATTGCTACGACGAGTTCGACGCGCACCGGGATGAGCACAGCTGGTTCATCAAGGAGGTCGGCCGGGTTCACCGGAACCTGGTGGAGGGAGCACTCTCTCCAGAGCGCATCACCGAGCTGCGGGACATGCTGGTCCGATGGACGCTGGAGCACATCAGCGTCAAGGATCGGCGGATCGCACGATTTATCCGCTGAGGCGGGAGGGAACGGCCATGAACGACAAGACCGACGCGGGCCAACGCGACGCGTTCCGGACGGACGTGCTTCGGGAGATCTGCAACATCGGCGCGGGAAATGCCGCCACCGCCCTGTCCAAACTCATGAACCGTCGCGTGGACATGCGCATCCTCCGGGTGCTTGCCCTGCCCTTCAACGACATCGTGGAATACGCCGGCGGCGCCGAGAACATCGTCGCCGCCGTGTTTGCCCGCTTCGAGGGCTCCCTGTCGGGCAACGTGCTCTTCGCCGCGGACGAACAGGAAGCCAGGCACCTGATTCTCGCCCTCACGGGAACGGAACAGGAGGGGTTCTCTCCTCTGGCCTGCTCGGTGATCCAGGAGATCGGTAACATCCTCATCGGCTCCTACCTGACGGCGCTCTCGGATTTCCTCGGAATGGAGCTGCGCCCCACCGTGCCATCCCTCGCGGTAGACATGGCGGGGGCCATCCTCAGCTTCAGCCTCATGGAGATCGGCCGGACCTCCGACACGGCCATCATGATCGACGCCGGCCTGGGTACGGAGGACGCCCCTCCCAGCGAGGAGCGGACGAGCCGCATCTTCCTCCTCCCCGATCCCGAATCGTTCGAGACGATCTTCATCGCCCTTGGAGTCGCGGACCATGGCAAAGATTAAGGTCGGCATCGCGGAACTTGCCGTAGCCCGCTTCCCCGATTCGGTGACCACCCTCGGCCTCGGCTCCTGCGTCGGCGTGGCCATCTACGACGAGACAAAGCGAATCGCCGGACTGGTGCACATCATGCTCCCCTCCATGGATCTGGCAAAAGGGGCAGAGTTCAACCGCGCCAAATTCGCCGACTCGGGCATCCCCCAGTTGCTGGAGATGATGCTCCGGGCCGGAGCGCTCGGGCGACGCCTCACGGCGAAGATCGCCGGAGGAGCGCAGATGTTCAACTTCTCCGACAAGGAGAATTCGGTGCGCATTGGGTCGAGAAACGTGGAGGCCTGCAAGAGGACACTTCAAAACCTGGGAATTCCTCTTCGTGCGGAGGACACGGGGGGCAGTTTCGGACGCACCGTGGAGATTTTTTCCGAGACGGGGCTCTACGAAATCCGCGCCGTCGGTAGGAACAAAAAGATCATCTGAACCCGGAAATCCGTCCCGCACTCCCGAACACGCCGGAGCCGGAGAGCACCTTCTCCGGGCTGGACTCTTCTCCCGGCTCCCAAGCATGGCAGCAGAACCCCTTCGTGCAGTGGCATCGTCGTCAGGCGTGCTCCCGAACTCCAAAGCATTTCGAAAGCCGCGCAGCGGCTACGAACACCAGTGTCGTTTCACGCGACACACCGCACGGGGAGCCCTCTCTCCGGATCTCGAAGGGGCTTCCGCCCCCACCTCCCGGATCACCGGGAAGGAACGTTCCCGCCCCAGGATCCCGGAGAACATCACGCCCTTCCGAAAAAGCGCTCCAGAGCGAAACGGGAGAGGCGCAGCAGGGTGGGGCGTCCGTGGGGACATGTCTCGGGCTCTTCGCAGGCAAAAAGCGCATCGAGCAGGGCGAAGAGTTCCCGTTCGTCCAGGACATCACCGAGCGTGACCGAGCGTTTGCAGGCCATGGTGGCCCAGACGCGCCACAGGGGCGAGCACGGATCTCCCCCCCCTCCGTCTTCCTCCGCCGCGTCCAGGGCCTCCAGCGTCCCCCGAAGCAGTGGAACCGGCGGCACTCCCTCGTCCCCGAGGCAGAAGGGCACCTCCGCGAGCAGTAGCACTCCCTCGTCGTGCAGAAAGGCAAACCCCAGCTCCTCCAGGGCTTCCCGGTGCTCCTCAGCCCGCAGCGCCAGCGACGGCGGCAGCGCGGGCGGCAGGGCCAGGGGCTGCCGCCGGGTTCCCGCCCGGGCGAGACGGCGGATCTTTTCGTAGTGAACCCGCTCCTGTGCGGCGTGGGGGTCCACCAGCAAAAGCCCATCCTGGTCCTCCACCAGCACGTACCCGGCCCGCATACGCCCCAGAAGGGAAAACCGCCCCGCCTCCGCCGGAGGAAGGGAACTGGGCTTTTTCGATTCGGATTGCTCCGCCCAATGCCCTTCCGGTTCTTCCAACTCCGGCTTCCGCTCCGGGAAAAGACCCGGGGCGGACTCCACCGGAAGGGAAAGGAGATGGCCCGCAACGGGCGAAGCCACCCGGAACCGCTCCGGGACCTCCCTGTCGGAACGTCTCACACCTTCTCCCTGGCCAAAGCCGGAATAGGGGTCGTCGTACCACCGCCACGGGGAGTGCGTCGCACCATCCTCGTTTCGGAGTCCCTTTCGGAACACATCCGCCGTCGAGCTTTTGGGAAAAGCCCTTTCCGCGTTCGTCCCCGAAACCCATTCCGCCCCACCGTCGAGGGGAACCTCCGGAGCGAATCGGAAACCCTCGGCAGCGCTCCGGAGCAGGCGGAATACCTGCCCGGCATTGCGGAAGCGCACCTCCGTCTTCGCGGGATGGATGTTCACGTCCACCTCTTCCGGAGGTAATGACAGAAGAACCAGCCAGTTACCGCCACCCCCTTGGGCGAGGGCGGCCCGGACGGCTCTGTCGGCAAAGCGGCGCCCGTTCACGAAGGAAATCACCTCCGCCCGGGAAGCTCCCGGCAGGGGCTGGAACCACAGCTCCGCCGCGGAGGAATCCATGCGGAGACGGCGCATCCGCAGCGGCGGCGAGGGACCCCAGATCTGTCCGAGCAGAAGATCCCGCCGCCCGTCTCCGGAGGAGGCGAAGAGGCGCCGTCCGTCGGAGAAGAGAAGGAACGACACGCCGGGATAGGCGAGGGCGTACTCCCGAAGGACCGTGGCGACCCGGCGGACCTCTCCCGCAGCGCTCTTGAGAAACTTGCGCCGGGCGGGGAGATTGAAGAAAAGATCCTCCACCTGCACCCGTGTTCCCTCGGGGCAGGATACCTCTCCCTCGAAGAGGATCTTTCCCTCGGCGATACGGAGAATACCCCCCTCTCCGGATCGGCCGCGCTCGCGGCTCCGGATCTCCAGCCGCGCCACCGCAGCCAGACTGGCCAGAGCTTCTCCCCGGTAGCCAAGGGTGGCAATGCGCTCCAGGTCGTCCACGGTGGTGAGCTTGCTCGTGGCGTAGCGCTCCACCGCGAGAGGAAGTTCCTCCCGGGGAATGCCCAGACCATCGTCCTCCACCACGAGGGAGCGCCGCCCTCCCTCCTCAAGAAAGACGGCAATCCGCGTCGCCGCTGCATCGAGAGCGTTTTCGAGAAGCTCCTTCACCGCCGAGGCGGGGCGTTCGATGACCTCTCCCGCGGCGACCCTGGAGGCCACCAGCGCCTCCAGTCTGCGAATCGCGACCCTCATGGAGCACCCTCCTCCAGAGCAGAGCGGCTCTTCTCTCGGAGCCGGTAGAGCACCTCCAGGGCCTGGAGGGGCGTCATGGAATCCGGATCGAGGAGGGCCAACTCCTCGAGCACGGCGTCCTTTGCGGCGTCCAGGAGCGAGAGCTGACGCATCCGCCCGCGCCCCTGTCCGAGGGCAGCCCGCGACGCTTCCGGCCAGGCGGCTCCGTCCGGAAACGCTCCGGCCCAGCCCTCACCGCCGGGAACGACCCGACGGGTCTCGAACTCCCGGAGCAGCTCCCGGGAGCGACGGAGCACCGTCTCGGGAATGCCCGCGAGACGGGCCACCTCGATGCCGTAGGAACGATCCGCCGGGCGGGGCACTACCCGATGGAGGAAGGTCACACCCTCCGCCGTCTCCTCCACGGCCATGCTGCAGTTCGTGATCTCCCTGTGCCGCTCCGCGAGCGCGGTGAGTTCGTGGAAATGAGTGGCGAAAAGCACCTTTGGCCTTGCACCGCAGGGGGTGAGGAGATATTCCAGCACGGCCCAGGCGATACTCATGCCGTCGTAGGTGGAGGTCCCCCGACCGATCTCGTCCAGGACGACGAAGCTCCGGTCCGTCACGTTGTGGAGAATGCCCGCGGTCTCCACCATCTCCACCATGAAGGTGGAGAGCCCCCGGTCCAACTCGTCCCGAGCGCCAATGCGGGTAAAAATCCGGTCCGTAAGCCCCACCTCTGCCCTTTCCGCGGGAACGAAGCTCCCCATCTGGGCCATGAGGATAAGCAGTGCCGCCATGCGGAGGTAGGTTGACTTGCCCGCCATGTTCGGTCCCGTGACCACGGCAATGCGCACGCCGTCGCCGTCGAGGAGCACGTCGTTAGGGGTGAAGGAGCGATTTCCCAGAGCCACCTCCACCACGGGATGGCGCGCTCCGTGCAGGGCAAGGCGCGTTCCTTCCGTCACGAGGGGACGCACGTACCCCCGCTCCCAGGCCACGTCCGCAAGGGAAGCCGTGGCGTCCAGGGCCGCCA
Above is a genomic segment from Aminiphilus circumscriptus DSM 16581 containing:
- the fmt gene encoding methionyl-tRNA formyltransferase codes for the protein MIPPEGRYWFLGSGLFAAACFSALAAEMRFTRVVTAPPRPAGRGLRLRPVPLDEAARQAGYEPEYSEKLSREEHFLKALEEERPDALLVVDFGQLILPPFLDLPRFGCCNIHPSLLPAYRGAAPIQRALLDGVAETGVSVFRLVREMDAGPILARESHAVAPEDDAVDLLRVLALKGSQMLLRVLQLLQQGHTLEKSQDSRLATIAPKIAKEEARVEWTTSALAVHNRIRALALAPGAFTCVGGKRVKLWRSRPAEGTGHPGALLRLAEGGPVVACGDGAVELLEVQPEGKPRCQALAWIRGLRESGGILFE
- the def gene encoding peptide deformylase, producing the protein MAVLPVRIYPDPALRAPAEEVTEFDDAFRVFLRDMWDTMEAKDGVGLAAPQVGVSRRVIVVVLKGERHVLVNPRILEVEGEQVGEEGCLSFPEIFEKVTRPLRVVVEARDENGDLRTITGEEFAARALSHEIDHINGKLLIDHVSPMKRHLIKRRLQKRKE
- a CDS encoding S1 RNA-binding domain-containing protein, encoding MVEHENNVEGMDPVIESGSTTMEDMLAEYEAQEIHRGKLVDGVIVEASEDGWLVDVGYKCEGFLPRREWTHRALVEDVPEPSVGDTIRVQVINIIQNEESQLVVSRWRSAFDDRWNAVEEALGKSDVVTVRGLRKVKGGLIVDCCGIEGFIPISHLAEEGRGVNPGRFVDETFEVKLLEKDRKKRRLVFSRRSVLEEEMNYQRDGFYSQVEEGAVLEGTISSITSFGVFVSLGPVEGLVHISELSWQRNAKPKEIVKKGDSVKVKVIGIDRENNRISLSMKQVQADPWETVGERWGKDVLTTGVVTNLTDFGAFVEIEPGIEGLIHIGDLSWTRIKHPKEVLRKGETVDVRILDVDCERKRISLGYKQLHDPWNGVGERYAAGQDVEVKVVRLAEFGAFVELEKGVEGLIHISQLSRQRVEKPEDVLQEGQEVTARILEVNPAERRIRLSLSALQQPDESQEQQQQQAQPRRHSDEERSERPRRRQGEGRQKEPVLPQEDASVTIGDYLGGMFNNGGH
- the ispH gene encoding 4-hydroxy-3-methylbut-2-enyl diphosphate reductase, whose translation is MKVVVANPTGLCFGVRRAVEELENALRDGGRVFALGSPIHNPQEIARLEAVGLVVVEDPDTIPEGATVFIRAHGVSPRVFETARKRAGRIVDGTCPFVRNAQERAELLSREGYFVVIVGDEDHPEVQGIRGYVTGEAEVLNDMKEFSLPPRRDKIGIVCQTTQKETTLAGVVARVVPQAREIRVFNTICGATVARQDSVRRLAAEVDGIIIIGGRNSANTKKLFEIAQGAGAPVLWIEHAQELDRGWLSDKAIIGVAAGASTPDWLIHQLISMLATERSSRGMDGNGGAREQR
- the miaA gene encoding tRNA (adenosine(37)-N6)-dimethylallyltransferase MiaA; its protein translation is MTEKTKKTFGDRFGIDTVSLVAIIGPTAVGKTEFSFRLAEDLGAEILSVDSRQVYRYMDVGTDKASPEMRRRIVHHLLDVADPDEPYSAAEFAAAAGAAISRLRARGRVPLLVGGTPFYYRALLDSILTEDLPRSWEVRRRLEDEAARIGREALHRHLAELDPPSAARIHPRDLRRVVRALELFELTGRPATETYRKGALSAAPYAVLYIGLLRSREELYRRINERVRRQFSSGFPEEVAWLLEHGFDESMPALQGFGYRELVAYHRGECTFEEAMNGDAAATRAFSRRQMTWFRKFSPVLWYDASHVLEESSYATILESCGRHLAGHSGKNAGGDPGAVREGA
- a CDS encoding bacteriohemerythrin yields the protein MGVAWSDDLAIGIGIIDDQHRKLIERIAAFSEAVERKEVDQIDETVNYLVGYAIQHFGAEELLMIRNCYDEFDAHRDEHSWFIKEVGRVHRNLVEGALSPERITELRDMLVRWTLEHISVKDRRIARFIR
- a CDS encoding chemotaxis protein CheC codes for the protein MNDKTDAGQRDAFRTDVLREICNIGAGNAATALSKLMNRRVDMRILRVLALPFNDIVEYAGGAENIVAAVFARFEGSLSGNVLFAADEQEARHLILALTGTEQEGFSPLACSVIQEIGNILIGSYLTALSDFLGMELRPTVPSLAVDMAGAILSFSLMEIGRTSDTAIMIDAGLGTEDAPPSEERTSRIFLLPDPESFETIFIALGVADHGKD
- a CDS encoding chemotaxis protein CheD, translated to MAKIKVGIAELAVARFPDSVTTLGLGSCVGVAIYDETKRIAGLVHIMLPSMDLAKGAEFNRAKFADSGIPQLLEMMLRAGALGRRLTAKIAGGAQMFNFSDKENSVRIGSRNVEACKRTLQNLGIPLRAEDTGGSFGRTVEIFSETGLYEIRAVGRNKKII
- the mutL gene encoding DNA mismatch repair endonuclease MutL, which gives rise to MRVAIRRLEALVASRVAAGEVIERPASAVKELLENALDAAATRIAVFLEEGGRRSLVVEDDGLGIPREELPLAVERYATSKLTTVDDLERIATLGYRGEALASLAAVARLEIRSRERGRSGEGGILRIAEGKILFEGEVSCPEGTRVQVEDLFFNLPARRKFLKSAAGEVRRVATVLREYALAYPGVSFLLFSDGRRLFASSGDGRRDLLLGQIWGPSPPLRMRRLRMDSSAAELWFQPLPGASRAEVISFVNGRRFADRAVRAALAQGGGGNWLVLLSLPPEEVDVNIHPAKTEVRFRNAGQVFRLLRSAAEGFRFAPEVPLDGGAEWVSGTNAERAFPKSSTADVFRKGLRNEDGATHSPWRWYDDPYSGFGQGEGVRRSDREVPERFRVASPVAGHLLSLPVESAPGLFPERKPELEEPEGHWAEQSESKKPSSLPPAEAGRFSLLGRMRAGYVLVEDQDGLLLVDPHAAQERVHYEKIRRLARAGTRRQPLALPPALPPSLALRAEEHREALEELGFAFLHDEGVLLLAEVPFCLGDEGVPPVPLLRGTLEALDAAEEDGGGGDPCSPLWRVWATMACKRSVTLGDVLDERELFALLDALFACEEPETCPHGRPTLLRLSRFALERFFGRA